The sequence AAGTGAGGGTTCTTCATTGGATAAGAAAAAGCTTCAAAAAGGGCGTATGTGGAAGTACTTTGTGGAGGCGGCGACCGATATCATAAAGGAAGAAGGCACAGAGCATATTACGATCCGGAAAGTCGCAGACCGTGCCGGGTATAACAGCGCGACCATCTACAACTATTTCGAGGAGTTCTCACATTTGCTGTTCTTCGCATCCATGCGGCTCATGAAGGAGTATACAGAGGAAGTGGCGCGACGGATCGAACAGGCGGACAGTGCGCTGGCGCAATACCGCGCCGCGTGGCAGTGCTTCTCCGAATACTCGTTCCGCAGCCCGGAAATCTTCTATACGGTATTCATCCGGGATCTCGGCGACAATCCCGACAACCTGCTTGAGAAATATTACGGCTTCTACCCTTCCGATCTGGTGGATGTGCCTGAGGAGATACGCAGCAGCCTGCTTGAACCGAGTGTCGAAAAGCGCGGAAATCCGATTTTGGTCCGTGCTGTGGAAGAAGGCAGCCTGGCGGCGGATAAGCGGGATTCACTGAATGAGGTAACCATCCTTATCTGGCAGGGCATGATGATGAGTTTCCTGAATAAGCGGCTGGACATTACTGCCGAGGAGGCCCACGAACGGACGATGACGTATATACTCGGCATTATCGGCCGGGAAACTGACTGATTGGCCTGCAGAAGCAACCTAAGCAGCCGGGAATCTTGATTTTCAAATCGAAAAAGCTGCATCGGGATTTATGCCCATGCAGCTTCTTTATAATATCTGACCAGCCTCAGGCAGTCATGTGACCCGGATGAGCTCGGTATCACCGGACATGCCGCGGAGGGCTGCGGTAAACGGTTCTGCTTTGTGCAGACCGAGCCCGGGTGCAACGGCCGAATAGAACTGTCGATCCATGACGATGTCATCCCCGATGCTTTGCTGCTGGACCCGTGCTGCCATATTGACAGTGCGGCCGAAGTAATCCAGTACGCCGTTCGCATTGACGGCAATGACCGGACCTTCGTGAAGTCCGATTTTGATGGTCACCGGATTGCGGAGTGCCGTATTCAGACGGTCCACCGATGACTGTATGTCAAGAGCTGCCTGCAGTGCATGTATCTGATTGCTGAATGCCGCCATGACGGAGTCGCCGATCGTCTTGACGATCGTCCCCCGGTGTTTGCGTATGATCTGTCCCAGTTCCGTGAAATGCCGCTGGACATCACTGTATGCGGCCGCATCTCCAGCCTGTTCGTAGAGACGTGTGGAATCTTTCAGATCGGTGAACATGATCGTCAGTTTGCCGACGCCGATCTGCATGCCGGCTGCGAGGACCTCCTTCGGAAGCAGGTCCCTGAACAGCTGCATGCTTGTGACATCCCGAGCGGTCAGCGCATAGGGATCCCACTCAAGTGTCTCGACAGCCAGGATCATTTCCTCATCGGTGCTGTTCCTGATCGTTATCTCGTCTGCTTGCGGAACAGTCGTTTCCAGGAAACCATCGGAACTTATGTGCAGTGACGCATAAGGTCCTATATGCTGATGTGTGAACGGAACCACAAAGTTATGTTTCAGCACACGCAGCTGCAGGTCCACTTTGTCAGGCGTCCAGCTGATCGTTTTCGTCGTACCTGGACCTATCCTGAACTGGGCCGCCGTCTGTGGTGAGTTGGCAGGACCATTCAAGCAGAACACTTGGGAAACGGTCTCCCTCAACGCTCCGTTGACTTTGAATCGCATTTCGATATAGCGGTCGAAATCCACGTCGAAATCGACCCCGCAGAGATCGCAATGGACCGCATTATGCACATCCGCAAGATGGGCTGTCTGCATCTTGGAGACACGGCAGTTCGGACACATGAGGTTCCATTCGTAATCGAGAATGCCGGCATCACTCGCCAAAAGAAACAGATCGACAGCCTCCTCTTTGGCCACCCCATGCTCCTCCGCCCACCTGTACGGCTGCATATGGGTCACTTCACTATCATCAGCTGTCGTGATTGTGCTGATCAGGGAATCGACAAGCGGTTCCCGGATGCCTAATGCATACAGATGGTCCTTCGCTTCTGCCAGCAATACTTCATTGGCAGGAGAAGACTTTCTGCCAGATGGTATATGTCCATCCGTCTCCGCCTCCCTGGCATACTCGAACGTCTTCAGAAGCTGCGGAATGATCCCTTTCTTCAAAGCGAGCTTCCCAATTCCGTTTTTATAGACGAACAAACCCGACAGCGTCACCCGGGTTGCCAGGCTGGTCAATTCCTCGACCGCCACTTTCCATATGACCCTGTCCACCGGCCCTTTCGTATAGTTGCGTTCGATTGAATAATACGATCCCTTCACCCATTCGAAGACGTGCTCCTTCCATTGGATATCGAGCAGTCCGTATGCCTTGCCCCGTGCTTCCCTGAAAAGCCGGCGAGCCTCCGTCCTGAATGGTGAAAACGTGACCGGGAACAATCCGATGGAACGGTTCAGCCGATTTGTATCCGCCAGGAGATCCCAGACTTCAGCGATCGGCCTTTCGATGATTTGTGATTGCTCCAGTTCCAGTTGTTTCCCCAACATCCGTCACCCTCTGTCTGCATATTTGTTCCGGATGGCGAGGAACTCATCCAGATGGTCCAGGAACAGATCCACGAGTCTGCCTTCAAACTGCCGGTCACGCTGCTCCAGGAAGTATGCTTTTATTTTTTCGAGAGGCCATGCTTTCTTATACACACGGTCACTGCCCAGTGCGTCAAACACGTCAGCGACAGCCGTGATCCTTCCATATACATGGATTCCGTCTTCCTTGAGTCCGGACGGATATCCCTGACCGTCCCACCGTTCATGATGCTGGTGTGCAATGATGGCAGCCGTCTTCAGCAGCTGACGCCCCGATTTCCGGAAAATCTCATAGCCGTAGACAGCGTGTTTCTTCATCGTTTCATACTCCGCATCTGTCAACTTCCCGGGTTTGAGCAGGATGGCGTCCGGAATGGCGACTTTGCCGATATCATGCATCGGGGAGGCATACCGCAGCTCCATCGCTTCCTCTTCCGGTAATCCTGCCAGTTTTGCCAGGGCATAGGAATATTCTGCGACCCGTTTCACGTGATTGCCCGTTTCCTGGGAACGGCTTTCACCGAGCTCGCCAAGTGTCTCGATGATCTCCTTCTGCGTTTCTGCGAGTTCGTCCTGAAGAAGGAAGGATTCCAGGGATTTCCCCGCATAGGTGGCAGCGAACGTCAATATTTTTTCATCATTAGCCGTAAAGGAGGGCATGCCGATTTTGTTGATGGCCTGGAAAGCGCCGATGATGGTCCCTTCCTGATTACTGATCGGCATACAGAGTATGGAACGTGTCCTGTAACCCGTCTCCAGGTCGACGGTTTTGTTGAAGTGCTCATCTAAGTAGGCATCTCCGATGTTCAATGTCACACCTGTCTGGATACTTCGGCCGACAAACCCGCTTGTGTCCGGTATGGAGATCCGTTCTACACCATGGCCAGCGACAGTCCACACTGTATGCCGATCACGATTATGCAGCCATACGGTGCAGCGGTCAGCCTGCACCAGCTTGGTGCCTAAATCGGCGAGCAGAAGGAGCATTTTATGAATGTCGGTTTCCAGTGACATTTTTCCCATGTATTCAAAAATAGTGGCTAAGAGGATATCGGAGTTCGCGGCCCCCTTGGAGCGGTTCACTTCCCGCGTATGTTGGTTGATCATTCGTCAAGCCCTTTCTAAACCTATTGTCAGCAATCCAGCAATCTGTAATAATAGTATCATGAAAACAACACGAACACACATCCAAAGTAATCTTTTAATGATTATTTTACGATCCGGAGGAACTACAAGTGACTTTATTCTCATATCTTCTGGTCGGTCATCTGATTGGTGATTACTTGCTGCAGACGCGCTGGATGGCAGAGCGGAAGGCAGCGGAATGGCTGCCGCTCCTGGCTCACTGCCTTGTGTATACCATCGTCATAATCGGTGCTTTCTTGATCGGCAGCGGGTCATTTTCCTGGATTGCGGCGGCTTTCATCTTTGCCAGCCACGTATTCCTTGATCGCCGGACGTTCGTTGCCTGGTGGGCGCGGAACGTCATGGGGACGGCAGGCGGTAAGCCTGCATGGCTGCTGATCATGGCCGATCAGGTTTTCCACGTCATCGTTTTAGCGGTCATTGCACATTTCTGGTCATGAAAACGAACCGCCCTGCAGGGGGCAAATTCCTGCAGGGCGGTTCGTTTCTCTTATGGAAGGACTCAGCCGATCAGCTGCTTGACCAGTTCCTTGTTGCGTTCCTTGAACAGTTCGTTATGGGAACTCACCATACCCCATTGTGTCGCTTCAGGATCCAGGTGCATCTTCGCACTGTTGACAGCATTCGCTGCATCTTGGAAGGCTCCGGCAATCAATGTCACCTTGCTCTCATGGAAGAGGACATCCCCTGCTGCAAAAATTCCCGGAACTGATGTTGCGCTCATTCCAGTACCGGCTACCCGGTGATCCGCTGTCAGTTCAAGCTGCACTCCGCCTCCTCCAATCAGGGATGTATCGATCTCATATCCATGATTGATGACGATTTCATCCACTTCCAGCAGTTTGGCATCTCCTCCCGTACAATCACTGAGCTCCACCTTTTCAACGGAATGATGATCATCCGAAGCGATCAGTTTTGTAATATGGGTATTGAAGTGGCATTCCACTTTGCTTTGCAGCAGCTGCTCGACCTGGGCTTCATGGCCGTTCAGATCACATTTCCGATAGGTGAGCATCACTTGCTCTGCAATCGGCTCCAGCTCATTCGCCCAGTCGATTGCCGCGTTTCCGCCTCCTGAAATCAGAACACGTTTACCTTTGAAATGCTGCAGCGATTTAACAGTATAATGGAGGTTCGTCACTTCAAACCGTTCAGCGCCGCTGATTTCGATCTTCTGGGGTTTCAGGATCCCTCCGCCGATCGCAAGGATCACCGTCCGGCTTCTGTGCGTTTCACCGGAATGTCCGGTCACTGTGAACAAGCCGTCTGCATCTTTCTCAATTTGGACAACCTTCTCATTGAGGACCACTTCAGGGTCGAATGTCAGCCCCTGTTCAACGAGACGCGCGATGATATCTGCAGCCGGTGCTGGGGTAATGCCGCCGATATCCCAGATCATCTTCTCAGGATAGACATGGAGCTTGCCGCCGAGTTCCGGCTGGAATTCGATGATCCGCGCAGTCATTCCGCGGAGCCCGCTGTAGAATGCGGAATAGAGACCGGCAGGCCCTCCGCCGATTACCGTAACGTCGGTAACTGATGATTGTGACATTTATATCCCCCTCAATAATTGTTTGACAATGCGTCTTCCGGACTTTATAGTCATAACTATACCGCGAATGATAATCATTATCAATGTTTTTGTGGATATTCAGAATAGGAGTGTTCAATATGGTGAGGCTGGCAACTGAACAACTTCAGATCGCATACGGAGATCAGATCATCGTAGACAATATGACCGTCGGTATTCCTAACAATCAGGTCACCGCGATTATTGGTGCGAACGGCTGCGGCAAGTCCACTTTCCTGAAAGGGATGACCCGTCTGATTCCCCGGCATTCCGGAAAAGTGCTCCTCGATGGTGCTGATATTGCAGGAGAAAAGACGAAAGCCCTTGCCCGCAGGATGGCGATCCTGCCGCAGACGCAGGAGGCCGCAAGCGGCCTGACGGTCGGAGAACTCGTTTCCTACGGCCGCTTCCCCTACCAGTCAGGTCTCGGCCGTCTGACGAAAGCCGACTACGAGATGATCAACTGGGCGATGACCGTCACCAACACGATCCAGTTCCGGGACCGTCAAGTGGACGCCCTGTCCGGCGGTCAGCGTCAGCGGGTCTGGATTGCGATGGCGCTCGCCCAGGAGACCGAGATCATCTTCCTGGATGAACCGACGACCTACCTGGATATGGCCCATCAGCTCGAAGTGCTGGAACTGCTGGAGAACCTGAACGCCGAGCAGGGCCGCACCATCATTATGGTGCTCCACGACTTGAACCAGGCGGCACGGTTCGCCGACTATCTGATCGCCATGAAAGATGGGAAAGTCGTAAAGGCGGGACCGGCGGCCGAGGTCATCGAACCGTCCGTCCTGCGCGAAGTTTTCAAAATCGATGCGGAGATCGGTGTGGACCCTAGGAGCGGTAAACCTATGTGCATCACCTATGATCTGCTAAAAGGAGAACGTTGACATGAAGAAACTTACACTCGTATTCACCCTGCTGCTCGTGCTCGTCCTGGGCGCCTGTTCGTCAGGCAGCAATGACAGCAGCAAGAAGGAGAAAGAACCGGTTAAATCCGAGGAGAATAAGACCGGCACGATCACTTATGAATCCGAAAACGGACCTGTGGAAGTTCCGGCAGATCCGAAACGGGTCGTCGTCCTGTCCGGGTTCGCCGGTCACGTAATGGCGTTGGATGTGCCGATTGTCGGCGTTGACTCCTGGTCGAAAGACAATCCGCGTTTCCAGGACACGCTGAAGGACGCTCAGGAAGTGACAGATGAGGATCTGGAGAAGATCCTCGAACTGGAACCCGACCTGATCATCGGATACTCCACGACGAATAATCTCGATCGGCTGAAAGAAATCGCACCGACGGTCACTTACACGTATAACAAGCTCGACTACCTGGCACAGTTCGAAGAAATTGGCAAGCTGCTGAACCAGGAACAGGAAGCGAAAGACTGGGTCGCCGACTTCAAAGATCGCGCACACAAAGCCGGTGAAGAAGTCAAAGCGAAGATCGGCGAGGACAAGACCGTATCTGTCATCGAGAATTTCGAAAAGCAGCTGTATGTCTTCGGCGACAGCTGGGGCCGCGGAACGGAGATCCTCTATCAGGAGATGAAGCTGAAGATGCCTGAAAAGGTTAAAGCGGATACTGAGAAAGAAGGCTATTTCGATCTGTCGGCGGAAGTCCTGCCTGAATACATGGGCGACTACGTCATCCTCAGTAAGAACGGCGCCGCTGATAATTCCTTCATGGAAACGGAGTCCTTCAAGAATACGGAAGCCGCCAAAAACGGGCACGTATTTGTAGCGAATGCAGATGAGTTCTACTTCAACGATCCGCTGTCGCTCGATTACCAGCTGGAATTCTTCAAAGAGAACTTCTTGAAATAACCTGGTACAATGGGGATTCTTTCAACTTATGAAAGGATCCCCTTTCTGCTGATAGGAGTGTACATAGATCATGAACAAAACCGCTTCATTTGGCGTGAAAATATTGTTGGCCGCAGCCGCTCTTGCCGCTGTCTTCTTCGGCGCTGTGATGCTCGGTGCGGCACCTGTCTCGGTATCCGATCTGTTTGGGGCGGTCACCGGGGGCGCAACGAAAAACAACCTGCTGCTGCGGGAAATCAGGATTCCGCGCGAACTGGCCGCCCTTTTCGTCGGATCGGCCCTTGCAGTCTCCGGGGCAATCATGCAGGGAATGACCCGGAACCCGCTCGCGGATCCGGGGCTTCTCGGCCTCACGGGGGGCGCGAACGCGGCCCTGGCTGCCGCGTATGCCTTCTTCCCTTCCCTGTCGACGATCGGCATCATGGCTGCCTGTTTCATCGGCTCTGCCGGCGGAGCGGGAATCGTTTTCGGTATCGCCGCTGTGCAACGCGGCGGGTTTTCACCGTTCAGGCTTGTCCTGGCCGGCGCAGCGGTTTCCGCCTTCTTCCTTGCTGTCGGACAGGGGATCGGCATTTTCTTCCGTGTTGCCAAGGACATCTCCATGTATACCGCGGGTGGTGTCAACGGAACGACCTGGCACCAGCTGCAGCTGATCGTCCCGGTCATCGTGATCGGAATCCTCATCAGCCTGCTGCTGTCGAAACAGCTGACCCTCCTGAGCCTGAGCGAGGAAGTCGCAGTCGGCCTCGGCCAGCACACGCTGCGCATCAAAGTGCTGCTGTTCATCCTGCTGACGGTTCTGGCAGGAGCGGCGGTCGCACTTGTCGGAAACCTGGCGTTCGTCGGCCTGATGATCCCCCATATCACACGGGCGGTCGTCGGCACGGATTACCGGTTCATCCTGCCGATGTCCGCACTGATCGGCGGTATGTTCATGGTGCTTGCGGACACATTGGGGAGGACGCTGAACGCACCATATGAGATTTCGACAGCGGCACTAGTCTCCGTCATCGGTCTGCCGTTCTTCCTCATCATCGTGAAGAAAGGAGGCAGGGCCTTCTCATGATATCTGCACAGCTGAAACGGCGGCAGCGCATCTACCTGACACTGTTCCTCATTCTGACTGCAGCGACCGCTGCCGCCGCTATGACCATCGGACCCGCTTCCATCGAGCCCGGGCGCATCCTGCCTGCCCTGTTCGGTGACGGGACATTCAAAGAGGACTTTGTCCTGTTCTCCATCCGTCTGCCCCGGGTTTTCATCACGTTCCTCGCCGGGGCGGCGCTGGCCCTTTCCGGCTCCCTCCTGCAGGGCATCACCCGGAATGATCTTGCGGATCCCGGTATCATCGGCATCAATTCCGGTGCCGGCTTGGCAATTGCCGTGCTATTCCTGTTCATCCCTGTTGAAGCCGGGAAATTCGTCTATCTGTTGCCGGTCGTCGGGTTCGCCGGCGCACTTCTGACAGCGGTGCTCATCTATCTGTTCGCCTGGGACCGGAAGACCGGTCTGCAGCCGGTCCGTCTCGTGCTGATCGGCGTCGGCTTCTCATTGGCGCTGTCTGGTGCGATGATCGTTCTAATGTCGTCCGCTGAACAGCAGAAGGTGGATTTCATAGCGAAGTGGATCGCCGGCAATGTATGGGGGTCCGACTGGACGTTCGTCCTGGCGCTTGCTCCATGGCTGATCATACTCGTACCATTTGCGTTTTATAAAGCGAGCCGGCTAAACCTGCTGTCCCTCAGCGAGCCGGTGGCTATCGGGATCGGCGTCTCCGTTCAAAAGGAACGCACCATCCTACTGCTGACGGCTGTCGCGCTCGCCGCTTCCGCAGTATCTGTCACAGGAGGAATTGCGTTCATCGGACTGATGGCGCCCCATATCGCCAAGGCGCTCGTCGGTCCGCGCAGCCAGCTGCATCTGCCGCTCTCCATCGTCCTCGGCGGATGGCTGCTGCTGTTCGCCGACACGCTCGGCCGCAACATCACGGATGCCGGCACGATCCCTGCAGGTTTGGCAGTGGCTCTCATTGGCGCTCCGTATTTCCTATATCTGCTCATGAAAAAATGAAACGGCCCCTCAGCTGAGGGACCGTTTTTTCATTACCGTAATTTTGTTGCTCCGCCGTCGACCATGATTGTCTGACCGGTGATGTAGGAAGCATCTTCACTGCCGAGGAATACCGCCACACGGCCGATGTCTCCTTCCAATTCGCCAAGACGGCGCATTGGAATGTTATTGATCATCTTATCATATGCGTCTGGCTGATCTTTTTTCCACTGCTGGATACCTGGCGAATTTGCAATCGGCGAGATAAGGTTGACGTTGATACCGTATTGGCCCCACTCGTTAGCTGCAACCCGTGTAATCGCGCGGATTGCTTCTTTCGCTGCCGCGTACGTGGACTGCATGACATCTCCGTTGATGCCTGCGCCAGATGAGAAGTTGATGATCGTTCCTTTTGATTTTTTCAAGAATGGCAGCGCTGCCTGCATCAGGTAGAATGTCGGATAGAATCCTGTATTGAACGAGAAGTCCAGGTCTTCCTGTTTCACATCCTCGATCAGAGCCTGACGGGATGCGTGCGCGTTGTTGATGAGGATATCGAGACGGCCATACCGGTCAGTCACTTCCTTGATGATGTCCTTCAATTTTGCACGGTCTGTCAGATCCGCCTGGATGAACATGCTGTCCGGCTGAACCGCCTGCAGCTCCTTCTCCATCGCTTTCCCGGTTTCAGGATTCAGGTCCACAATCGCTACGACTGCACCCTCTTTTACATAAGCTTTCGCCATACCGCTGCCGATGCCGCCGGCACCGCCTGTGATGATCGCTACTTTACCCTCTAATCTTCCCATTGTGATCACTCCTTTTCTACAAGACAAGTTTAACACCTAACTATTGGTCTTCAAATTAATCTGCCTGTCCAGCCGTTAACGAAAGTACGTATACAGATCACTTTCTTGATAAAAAGGCAACTTTTTTGGTATGCTATTGAAGAAAATGCTTTGCGTACGAGTACCTGACTCAGCAGGAAGGAGATGCATGTACCTACATAGAGGAGGAATTGAATGAAGACAATCGACGAAACGACAAACGATTACAACGAAGAAATGGAAGAACTTGAAAGTGATTATTCCCTTGACCGTGTGCCGCGGAGCGAGCGGAACAAGAGCTGGCTGAGCATCACGAACATCACATTCGGAATTGCAACCGCCATTTTCTATTTCCAGATGGGCAGTGTCATGGCCTTATCCTACGGGGCAGTCAATGCAATGATCTCTTCCGCGTATGCCATCGTCGTGGCAGGGATTCTCGGAACAGTGATCGCTTTCCTGTCCGCCAAATCAGGCATGAACGTCAATCTGCTGTCGCGCGGCGGCGGTTTTGGATATATAGGATCTTCCCTGACATCATTGATCTACGCATCCAATTTTATTATGTACTGCGCATTCGAAGGACTGATTTTGGTTTCTGCAGTCCACCACTTTTTTCCATCCCTCCCAAAGTGGATTTTCATCATCATTTTCGGATCAATCGTCATCCCCTTGAATTGGTTCGGAATCGAGCAGCTCGATAAGCTGCAAAAATGGTCCATGCCATTATTCGTCGTGTTCCTGCTGGCGGCTATCGTCATTTCGTTCATGAAGGAGCCGGCGTATGCGGGATCTGTATTTTCTTATATGCCTGAAGGTGTGACAGTTGGCGGTACAGCACTTCTGATGTGCATCGGCATGCACAACGGCATTATGGGGCTTACCGCACTGCTCGCATCGGATTACGCCCGCTTCCTGAAACCGAAAGATATCAAACTCGGTTCCGTCATGATCGGATTCATCCCGCAGATATTCTGTTTCGGCATGATGGGCGGGCTCGGCATCTGGTTCGGGGTCCGTTTCATGGAACCGGACCCAGGTGTCTATATCGTCCTGCTGCTCGGTATTTTCGGAGCGCTCTTCACCATGCTGACGCAGCTGCGCATCAATGTCACGAACATTTACAGCAGTTCGCTGTCGCTGTCGAATTTCTTTGAAAACGTGATCCGCTTCACGCCGGGACGCCGTTTTTGGGTTGTCGTATCAGGAGTTGCGGCTATTTTACTCATGCTCGCCGACATCGTCGATCATCTGGATACGATGATGACCTTCCAGGGTGTGTTCCTGCTTTCCTGGGCGGCGATCCTCGTGACGGATGCACTCGTCGTCAAGAAGCTTCTGAAGATCGGTCCGGACTACTATGTCGCCCGTCAGGAATACCTGTATAAATGGAATCCTGTCGGTGTCGCGTCCCTGCTGATCGCGAGTCTTCTCGGTACACTGGCCGCACTTGGCTATATGGGCGTGTTCCTCGAGTCGACGGCCGCTTTCTTCGCAGCATTGCTTGCGGCTGTTCTGACAATCGTGATCGCCGTGATGACGAAAGGAAAGTATTATCTCATCCGGGAACCGGAACATATCCACCAGGATGACCGGCTCTCGTAACTCCCCCGCTGCCTCAAGCAGGCAGGTACGTACAGCTTTGCATAATTCGTAAGAAGGGCCATGCCCTTCTTCTTTTTATTTTGCAATTTTTAAAAAGGATTGTTATAGTATATAACCGTTGTATACTACGAAGATCTTAGGGGGAATCATGAGAAAAATTTCAAACGTGTTTTACATTACGATCGGACTGATCGTCTTGGCAGTAGGCTATGGTGTTCTCGCGCCGAAAAGCTTTGCTGAACAAACTGGTATGATCAAAAACTTTGTCGCTTCTGGATTTGGCTGGTATTACCTCATGCTTTTATCTGTACTTGTTCTGATTTGTGTTTTCCTGGTCTTCAGCCCATACGGCAAGATCCGTCTTGGGAAAGACACCGATAAACCGGAATTCTCCACGGTCTCCTGGATTGCCATGCTGTTCTCCGCCGGAATGGGCATCGGACTCGTCTTCTATGGTGCTGCTGAACCGATTTCCCACTATGCGGTCTACTCTGCAACCGGGGAGATCAACACACCGGCTGCCTTCAAAGACGCATTGAGAGAGTCGTTCTTCCACTGGGGCATCCATGTCTGGGCAATGTACGGTTTCGTTGCACTCGCACTCGCATTCTTCCAATTTCGCAAAGGGGAGCCTGGGTTAATTTCTTCAACATTGAAGCCGATCTTCGGCGACAAGATGAACGGCCCCTGGGGGGTTCTTGTCGATGTCCTTGCTGTCTTTGCAACCGCTTTCGGCGTTGCGACGACTCTCGGCTTTGGTGCTGTACAAATTAATGCAGGGCTGAACTACCTC comes from Sporosarcina trichiuri and encodes:
- a CDS encoding purine-cytosine permease family protein, producing the protein MKTIDETTNDYNEEMEELESDYSLDRVPRSERNKSWLSITNITFGIATAIFYFQMGSVMALSYGAVNAMISSAYAIVVAGILGTVIAFLSAKSGMNVNLLSRGGGFGYIGSSLTSLIYASNFIMYCAFEGLILVSAVHHFFPSLPKWIFIIIFGSIVIPLNWFGIEQLDKLQKWSMPLFVVFLLAAIVISFMKEPAYAGSVFSYMPEGVTVGGTALLMCIGMHNGIMGLTALLASDYARFLKPKDIKLGSVMIGFIPQIFCFGMMGGLGIWFGVRFMEPDPGVYIVLLLGIFGALFTMLTQLRINVTNIYSSSLSLSNFFENVIRFTPGRRFWVVVSGVAAILLMLADIVDHLDTMMTFQGVFLLSWAAILVTDALVVKKLLKIGPDYYVARQEYLYKWNPVGVASLLIASLLGTLAALGYMGVFLESTAAFFAALLAAVLTIVIAVMTKGKYYLIREPEHIHQDDRLS
- a CDS encoding SDR family NAD(P)-dependent oxidoreductase; the encoded protein is MGRLEGKVAIITGGAGGIGSGMAKAYVKEGAVVAIVDLNPETGKAMEKELQAVQPDSMFIQADLTDRAKLKDIIKEVTDRYGRLDILINNAHASRQALIEDVKQEDLDFSFNTGFYPTFYLMQAALPFLKKSKGTIINFSSGAGINGDVMQSTYAAAKEAIRAITRVAANEWGQYGINVNLISPIANSPGIQQWKKDQPDAYDKMINNIPMRRLGELEGDIGRVAVFLGSEDASYITGQTIMVDGGATKLR